A portion of the Microtus ochrogaster isolate Prairie Vole_2 linkage group LG12, MicOch1.0, whole genome shotgun sequence genome contains these proteins:
- the LOC101988661 gene encoding olfactory receptor 2A2-like → MGGNQTWVTDFILVGLQLSTKMETFFFWIFFLLYIFSLLANGIILVLIYLNPSLHTPMYFFLSHLAILDISYASNNVPKMLVNLVTQNKTISFVPCITQTFLYLALAASECLILAAMSYDRFVAICHPLRYTIIMSWKACVALAATSWSCGFILSVAHTILLLRLPFCGPREVNHLFCEILAVLKLACADTFINQLVILAACVFVLVGPLCSMLVSYTHILRTILKMQSKESRRKAFSTCSSHLCVVGLFFGIAMLVYMVPDSEQREEKEKIMSLFHSLFNPMLNPLIYSLRNAQVKEAFHRALQKRFV, encoded by the coding sequence ATGGGAGGCAACCAGACATGGGTCACTGACTTCATCCTAGTGGGACTCCAGCTCAGCACAAAGATGGAGACATTCTTCTTCTGGATCTTCTTCCTGCTCTACATATTCAGCCTGCTGGCAAATGGCATAATCTTGGTGCTCATCTACCTGAACCCTAGCCTGCACACCCCaatgtatttcttcctttcacaTCTGGCCATCCTTGACATCTCCTATGCTTCCAACAATGTCCCCAAGATGTTAGTCAACCTTGTGACCCAGAATAAAACCATCTCCTTTGTTCCATGCATCACACAGACATTCTTGTATTTGGCCTTAGCTGCCTCAGAGTGCTTGATATTGGCAGCAATGTCCTATGATCGGTTTGTAGCCATCTGCCACCCACTACGCTACACTATCATCATGAGTTGGAAagcttgtgtagccctggctgccacTTCCTGGTCATGTGGATTTATCCTCTCTGTGGCTCATACAATTCTCCTACTAAGGCTGCCCTTCTGTGGGCCCCGGGAGGTGAACCACCTCTTCTGTGAAATCCTGGCTGTTCTCAAGCTGGCTTGTGCTGACACTTTTATCAACCAACTTGTTATCCTTGCTGCATGCGTTTTTGTCTTAGTTGGGCCTCTTTGCTCAATGCTTGTCTCTTACACGCACATCCTTAGGACAATCCTAAAAATGCAGTCGAAGGAGAGCCGCAGGAAGGCCTTCTCTACCTGTTCCTCCCACCTTTGCGTGGTAGGGCTCTTCTTCGGGATAGCCATGTTGGTGTATATGGTCCCTGATTCTGAGCAacgagaggagaaagagaaaattatgtcCCTGTTCCACAGTCTCTTTAACCCAATGCTGAATCCCCTCATCTATAGCCTGAGGAATGCCCAGGTGAAAGAAGCCTTCCACAGAGCACTGCAGAAGAGATTTGTGTGA